One Nicotiana sylvestris chromosome 12, ASM39365v2, whole genome shotgun sequence genomic window carries:
- the LOC138883731 gene encoding uncharacterized protein has translation MCVTDYEARFSELSRHALMILPTDVERVQRFIVGLHPSLRASMSREVEMGPEYQLVVEIACRIEGYRQRGREKILQDKRAQFSGEFRGSPARGRGHFGRGHPSRPPYSAPPPPPRGAPIRPYFSAKLESSYRPPAIQGFSGGYSGHQGSSSVYFSAMPESSYRPPAIQGSSSGYSGHQAQTSGQQDMVLRGCYECGDQGHMKRTCPRLWGKAVQHGQQPMIPAPVAHPPRGGGQMGRGRPRGRGQSGRDALASDAIITGIISIGGRDDSVLFDPGSTYSYVSSLFARFLVISPEQLGTHVHVSTSVGDSVVVDWIYRSCVVTFCGFETRADLLLLDMIGFEIILGMDWLSLYHAVLDFHAKTVTLAMPGLPRLEWKGSTVDTSS, from the exons ATGTgcgtgaccgattatgaggcgaggttctctgagttgtctcgccatgcactcatgatacttcctacGGATGTAGAGAGAGTGCAGAGATTTATTGTGGGGTTGCACCCCAGTCTTCGAGCTAGCATGtcccgagaggtggagatgggtcctgagtatcagctagtggtagagattgcttGCAGGATTGAGGGTTAtcgccagaggggtagagagaaGATTCTACAGGATAAGAGGGCCCAATTTTCTGGAGAGTTCAGAGGTtccccagctaggggtagaggtcacttTGGGAGGGGTCATCCTAGCAGGCCCccgtattcagcaccaccaccacctcccCGAGGTGCTCCAATAAGGCCTTATTTCAGTGCGAAGCTGGAGAGTTCTTACCgtccaccagctattcagggtttcTCCGGCGGGTATTCTGGTcatcagggttcttccagtgtttacttcagtgccatgccagagagttcatatcgCCCACCAGCCATTCAAGGTTCTTCTAGTGGATATTCAGGTCATCAGGCTCAAACTTCAGGGCAGCAGGATATGGTGCTGAGAGGGTGCTACGAGTGTGGAGATCAGGGTCATATGAAGAGGACCTGCCCCAGACtttggggcaaggcagtacagcaTGGTCAGCAGCCCATGATTCCAGCACCGGTTGCCCATCCTCCTAGAGGCGGGGGACAGATGGGtagaggtcgtcctagaggtagaggccagtcAGGGAGAG atgcattggcctcagatgccatcatcacaggtattatttccatCGGCGGTAGAGATgattcggtattatttgatccagggtctacctattcatatgtatcatctctgtttgctcgtttCCTAGTTATTTCTCCTGAGCAGTTGGGCACTCATGTTCATGTGTCCACTTCTGtgggcgattctgtggttgtggattggatctaccggtcttgtgtggtcacattctgtggttttgagactagagcggaTCTCTTATTGCTCGATATGATCGGCTTTGAGattatcctgggcatggattggttatctttatatcacgccgtcctagattttcatgccaagactgttacattAGCAATGCCAGGGTTGCcaagattggagtggaagggttccacagtgGATACATCTAGTTAG